The genomic DNA CAGACTGCCATCGTCCTTCATCATTTGCAATACCCTATCCACGAAAAACTTCAGAGCGGTGTTGCCCTTGGCGATGGCAATGCCATACTCTTCGTTCGTGACTATGGTAAAGCCAACTTTTAACGTGTACGATGGGTCATCAGCGTAATTGTTCGCCACCGGGGTATCGCATATCACCGCATCGATCTGCCCCTGCTCCAAGGCTACTACGGCTGATGGGATGTCCTGGTATTGAGAGATTATGGAAGTTGGTAGGTTGTCTTGAGCCCAATAGAGGCCTGTGGTGCCGAGCTGAGCACCTACTTTCTTCCCCGCTAGGTCGGCGGCTGAGCTAATGGCACTGCCCTCCTTCACTAGGACCCCTTGATTGGCACTATAATAGGGAATGGAAAAGTCCACGGCTTTAGCTCTCTCAGGGAGGATGGTTATTGAGGAGATCGCCAGGTCTGCTTGTCCAGACTGAACTGCACCAATCACGGCATCAAAGGACATGGGCTTTATCTCCAGCTGCACTCCCAGTTCAGCCGCAATCCTCTCCACGATCTCAATGTCGACGCCTTCGTATTTCTGGCTAGTAGAGTTATAGATCTCGAAAGGAGGCCAGGTGGTATCCGAGGCCACGATGAGCTTGCCTCGTTTCAAGATCTCGTCCAAATTTGCATTAGCCCTCT from Methanomassiliicoccales archaeon includes the following:
- a CDS encoding basic amino acid ABC transporter substrate-binding protein, translating into MSGAAGEPQSSSPYGKKGSKTTMYALVAIMLVVGLVVGYFIGAALAKPAERANANLDEILKRGKLIVASDTTWPPFEIYNSTSQKYEGVDIEIVERIAAELGVQLEIKPMSFDAVIGAVQSGQADLAISSITILPERAKAVDFSIPYYSANQGVLVKEGSAISSAADLAGKKVGAQLGTTGLYWAQDNLPTSIISQYQDIPSAVVALEQGQIDAVICDTPVANNYADDPSYTLKVGFTIVTNEEYGIAIAKGNTALKFFVDRVLQMMKDDGSLQAILVKWNAD